Proteins encoded together in one Kitasatospora albolonga window:
- a CDS encoding DUF3533 domain-containing protein gives MRDAVSTRSALVMLGVLLLQLGFALSYMGAFHAPEPHKVPITLVAPPAVERDLVARLDALPGDPLQVTPAASRAEARARLLDRSTDAAYVVDPAGRTDTLLVASAGGPSATTAATEILQEVARAQNRTIVVRDIRPPAEGDSRGLSSFYLVLSWTIGGYLAASALNMAAGSKKPTLRRTLVRLAAMLPYGFASGIGGAIIVGPVLHCLPGAFWELVGIGTLVVFASGAVGVALQSVAGTVGLGLTILIFTILGNPSSGGVYPSSLLPPFWAAIGQALPPGAGTTVVRNTVYFDGSATTGALWILGAWAFGGVAVAILAAALREGRRRGSRTEPAAAAAV, from the coding sequence GTGCGCGACGCCGTCTCCACCCGGTCCGCGCTCGTCATGCTCGGGGTGCTCCTCCTGCAACTGGGCTTCGCCCTCTCCTACATGGGCGCCTTCCACGCACCCGAGCCGCACAAGGTGCCCATCACCCTGGTCGCGCCGCCCGCCGTGGAACGGGACCTGGTGGCCCGGCTGGACGCCCTGCCCGGCGACCCCCTCCAGGTCACCCCCGCCGCGAGCCGCGCCGAGGCCCGGGCGCGGCTGCTGGACCGGAGCACCGACGCGGCCTACGTGGTGGACCCGGCCGGGCGCACCGACACCCTGCTCGTCGCCTCGGCGGGCGGGCCGTCGGCCACCACGGCGGCCACGGAGATCCTCCAGGAGGTCGCCCGCGCCCAGAACCGTACGATCGTCGTACGGGACATCCGCCCGCCCGCCGAGGGCGACTCGCGCGGCCTGTCGTCCTTCTACCTCGTCCTCAGCTGGACGATCGGCGGCTACCTCGCCGCATCGGCCCTGAACATGGCGGCCGGTTCCAAGAAGCCCACCCTGCGCCGCACCCTGGTCCGGCTGGCCGCGATGCTCCCGTACGGCTTCGCCTCGGGCATCGGCGGCGCGATCATCGTGGGTCCGGTGCTGCACTGCCTGCCGGGCGCGTTCTGGGAGCTGGTCGGCATCGGCACCCTGGTGGTGTTCGCCTCCGGGGCCGTGGGCGTCGCCCTCCAGTCGGTGGCGGGCACGGTCGGCCTGGGCCTCACCATCCTGATCTTCACGATCCTGGGCAACCCCAGCTCCGGCGGGGTGTACCCGTCCTCGCTGCTGCCTCCGTTCTGGGCCGCGATCGGCCAGGCCCTGCCGCCGGGGGCCGGGACGACCGTGGTGCGCAACACCGTCTACTTCGACGGCAGCGCCACCACCGGGGCGCTGTGGATTCTCGGCGCGTGGGCGTTCGGCGGTGTGGCCGTGGCGATCCTCGCCGCCGCCCTGCGCGAGGGCCGACGGCGAGGCTCCCGTACGGAACCGGCTGCTGCTGCCGCCGTGTGA